GTCGGGTCCGTTTATCAACGTTCGATGATGAATTGCCTTTCAGCGGGGACTGAAGTCCCGCGCTGAAAGCGGGGCTGAAACCTCGCACTCCATGGAGTGCGGCGATTCATCGCCGCTTTTCGGTGAAGGCTTTAGCCTTCACCACCGTGCCCTCGGCCTGGATGGAACCAGGGTGACCGGCCGGGCGGCACCCGATCCTGTAATCCACACAATGGAGGGACCCGCTCGTCGGGTCCGCTCTTGCAGGTTCGATTATCCATTTCATCTCACCGGGCACGACAGGCGTGCCCCTCCGATCCTTTTTCGGACGGACCTGCTTGTCAGGTCCCTTTTTTCGAGATGGATGGTCTGTTCCATTTCATCGTGCACGGCAAGGGTTCACGGGTAGGTTCAATTCATGCTCATCAATTGAACGTCGCATTCGGTAGGGACAATTCATGAATCGCCCCTAGCAGCGTTACACACATTGCGAAAACACATTGGCCCGGGCAATTCATGAATTGTTCCCTACGACACGTTGGGCCTTTTCGCCCTCACAGCTCCAAACGAAAACTAAGGATCAGTCAGACGGATGCCGGCTGCTTGGAGATACCTTGGCAAGTGAAGTGACGGCTGTCGCACTGTGGCGTAGAAAGGGAGCATCCTATGGCAAGTGTAGCAAAAGACGGCAAGGGCTGGCGTATCCAATTTGTGGCGCCGGATGACAATCGAAAAACGCTCTGCCTTGGCCGTGTGGCCAAAAAGACGGCGGAGAGTATCCGCGTCCACGTGGGGGCGTTGTGGCGGCCTGCATCAGCGGCTTACGGTACAGACAGCCACTGCCACTTCGCTGAATACCATCGGTCTGGCCCTCCAGAAGAAACTTGCCAAGGTGGTGCTGGAGTCCTGGCCCAGGTTGTGGCACAACCTGCGGGCAAGCTGCGAAAGCGACCTGGCCCAGGCCTTCCCGCTGGCCGTAATCACCAAGTGGCTGGGAAACTCCCCCTCCATCGCGTTACGGCGTTATTTGGACCCCGCGGATGCAGCATATGCCCAGGCTCTCAACTGGATGCCGCCCCATGAAAGTGGGCAAATGAACACCGGAAGTGTTCAAACGAACAGTCGCACGGAATCCGGTGCGCGGGTGGCAGAAAAAGCAGTGCAGAACATTCCCGCACTGGTTGACAAGATAGTGAAAAGCGAATCACAAAACCTGTTCAATCGCCACGTTATGCAACTCGGTGCGCGTCGTAATTTATTGCTGCAAACTAACTTAATGGAGATGATCGGACTCGAACCGACGACCTCCTGCTTGCAAAGCAGGCGCTCTCCCAACTGAGCTACATCCCCACGCTACCCCAACATGAAATGAGCCAACAAGGACCACGTGTAAGCCCCTGTCAGCTTTTTGACGCTCGGCTGATTTTTTTAGTTAGTCAATTGAACACCACAAGAGATTTCGAAGCGGCACGCCACACACAGCGCCGCAGTGCGCGCACCTGGACTCGAACCAGGGACCTCGTCCTTATCAGGGACGCGCTCTAACCAACTGAGCTATGCGCGCGTTTTTCTTCACAATAATTAACTAACGAAGCACCTACTCCAAAAACCAAGCTACCCCCGGGCAATCACGCCAATTCTGAGTTTTCCGGACAGGTTCGTCAACATTATCCCAGCCTATCAAATTGGGGTTGGCAACCCTTCGGAAAAAGTTTTCTCCGTCTTCGCTGCTCGGTTGAGTCTTTCACCGCTTATCATCAGAGGCGTCCGGCGGCCTCTGATCCCGGATGCGTGATCCACATCCTCTCCTTCGCGTTTCGCGAGCCTCAAACACGTCGGTCGCGTGCATTTCATTTTCCTATTGTAGCCTTGGCCGGGAGTGTGTAAAGTCCGGGATAGGCCTTGCCAGTCCGGCCCCCCGGCATGGCCGAGATGCTTGGGAAACTTGGATCAAACGCGGGGTTGAGCGGTTCCCTAGAACACGACCGATCTACAAGCCAGAGGTTCCCGTAAACATACGGCTTGGGTGAGAGATACCGATCCGCAAGGAGGTACACAATGACTCTGCGGCAGCGTCCGTTGATGCTTTCGAGTCTCACTCTCGCTTTGATGGGAGTTTTGTCCGGGTCTGCCCGGCTCGAGTCGGCCCCTCCCACCGTGGAACAGACACTGCAACTTAAACCGATACAGCCAGGAGTGGAGATCGATACCCCCACGAAAGAGGAAATGGCGCAATGTACCGTCGCTGCGGAGAAGATTGGGAAAGATGTGGGCTGGGTTGTCAAAGACGGTCGTGGCTATGTTCTCCGGCGGTTCCTGGACACAAATGGTGATAATCGGGTGGATACCTGGTGCTATTTCCACAACGGGCTGGAGGTGTATCGGGATATCGACTCCAACGGGGATGGCAAAGTCGATCAGCATCGGTGGCTGACCACGGCGGGAACCCGTTGGGCGATTGATAGCAACCAGGACGGGGTCATCGATCGTTGGCAACAGTTATCCCCGGAAGAGCTTGCGGAGGAAGCTGTTCGGTCTCTGGTCACCAACAACCCGGGAAGGTTTCAATCTCTGTTGCTGACCTCGAGCGAACTTGCTGGACTCGGTCTGAGTGCGGAAACCGAATCCGAGATCAAGAAGCTGCTTGCCCAGGCGGGGGCTCAGTTCGCGGCAGCGGCCACGAAGGCGTCTTCGCTGGGGGCCGTTAAGTGGGTTCAATTCAGCGGACATCGGCCGGGTGTCGTACCGGCCAGTGCCGATGGACCGAAGACCGATCTGGTCGTTTATGAAAATGCCCTCGCTTTTGCCGAGACGGACAAGGGCACGGTGCAATTTCTGTTAGGGACGGTGATTCAGGTAGGGTCCACCTGGAAACTGGTCACCGCTCCGCAGCTCATTGAGGATCAGGCGGTGCTGGCTTCTGCCGCCAATCTCTTTTTCCGTCCGCCTGCCGTGGTGCCTTCCCAGTCCGAGGCGACCGCTGGGGTTACTGAAGAGATGCAGAAACTGCTCGATGAGCTGGAAAAACTGGAGGCCGCCGCAAAAGAAGCACAAACCCTGGAACAGCAGGCGGCCCTCAACGCCAAGCGTGCTGATATTCTGGAGGCGTTGGAAGCACAGAGCGAGCGTCCCGAGGACAAGGCGATGTGGATTCGTCAGTTGGCTGACTTTGTGTCGGCGTCTGTCCAAGCGGGGACGTATCCACAGGGGGCGGAGCGCCTGGCCGCTCTTTATGCCCGGCTCAGTAAGGATCTCGCCAGGCGGGAGCTTGCCGCTTACGTGCGGTTCCGCCAATTGACAGCCGAGTACTCGCTGGCTCTTCAGGCCCCCGGGGCGAGCTACGACGCTCTGCAGAAGAAATGGGCGGAGAACCTTCAAGAATTCTTGAAACAATATCCTGATGCGCCTGACGCAGCGAGTGCTCTGATGCAGTTGGCCATCGGAAGAGAGTATCTGGATGACGTGGAAGGGGCGAAATCGCTGTATCAAGAAGTTGTGAAGCGGTTTCCCAACGCGCCGGAGGCACCAAAGGCTCAGGGGGCGCTGCGGCGCCTGAGCTCGGAAGGTCAGGTCCTCGAATTCCGAGGGAAAGACCCGCAAGGTGGTACTGTCGATCTGGCTGCGTATCGTGGAAAGGTGGTGTTGCTCCACTACTGGGCAAGCTGGTGTGAGCCGTGCAAGACCGACATGGCCATTCTGAAGGACCTGATCACACGCTACGGTGGCAAATTGGCAATTGTGGGGGTCAACGTGGATACCCGACTGGAAGACATGCAGGCCTACCTGGCGGAAGCCCGATTGAGTTGGCCGCAGATTTACGAACCGGGGGGATTGGAAAGCCGTCCGGCTGTCGAGCTTGGAGTCGTCACATTGCCGCTCATGATCCTCTTGGATGATCAGGGACGGGTCGTCAATCGGAATGTCACCGCGGCCGAGCTGGAACGGGAACTCAAGCGGGTCATTAAGTAGTGTTTCCGCGCGTTGGTCGCCGATCGACAAGCACGCACGTCCGCGCTGGCCGAAACTGCCGAGCAGGATAAAATGCGGTAAGTCAGAGAAAACGCAGCGGACGAACATGTGATCTTCTGCCTGGAGAATAGAGAATGCGACGGGATCCGTATTGGGCGGCCGTTGGTCTTTGCGTACTGTGCAGCATATTTTGGAACGACCTGACGCCGAATAGGGCAGGGGAGCGAGGGACCACGCCGCCGGTGGTTCAACTCGTTTCTGGCAATGGCCCAGCCACATTTTCGGCTGTCGGAGCTGAGGCACCCGAGCCATCGGATCTGGCCGAAGCTGGGTCGTTTCCAGGCGCGAGACGTGCCGGGCCGGAGAGTCTTCGCGAGCGTCTGTGGGCTCGGCGTGAGGCACTTCGCGAGTGGAGAGATCGTTCGCGGGAAACAATGCGGAACGATTCTCAGAGGTCGTCTGCGCCGGTGGGAGAGCGTGGGGCGGAGTTGCGAAAGCGGCTGGAAGACATTGTTCAGCAATTGCGGCAGCGAATCGCAGGGAGTTCCCCTGCACCTCGTGCAGAGGGCCTGGGAATGCCGGAAGAACGTTTTCCGCCGACTTTCCAAGCTGCACCTGGTGCCGGAAAGTCAGACGCCCCGCAGACTGCGAAGCCAGACCCGTCAAATCAATCCGCCCCCATGGGACCGGAATTGGTGATACCGGGCACCGCACCGGTCATTCAGTCGGCGCGTTTGGCCGATGGCTCTGGTCCATCGAAACCAGAACAGTCGGCGGCTGGTTCACAAATCCCCGACAAACCGGTTGCTGCTCAACCGACGGGGCAAGTCAAACAGTCGGAACCGGCTGCGATGGCCAATTCGGAAGAGAAAGCCGAGTCCAGGTCAGCTCCGCAAAGTGGCTTAGGGGGTTGGTTTACCGGGATGTCGCAACTCTTTGGTAAGCCCACCCTATCTTCGACCGGCAATGGTAAAGTCAACCCGGGATCATCGGACCAAAAGCGACAGGCAGAGCGAGAGAATCGGCGAGAGTCGTCTGCGGCCAGACCCCTGGAAAAAAGAAGTCTTGCTGACATCAGGCGGCAGATTCTCACACAGCAGCAGGGCGGTCGGGAGAAATAATTCTCCAGGAGCAGCGGGTTGTGTATCTGGCGTGTTCTCTCCTCAAGACTCAGAAGCAGGCTCCTTTTGGCTCAACTCAGGAGGCGCCCGCCCTCAACAGGAAGTGAAATGCCTGTGACGTAATCGTTATCGATGAGGAACAATACTGCTGCGGCCACGTGTTCTGGGCGACCCTCACGTTTCAAAAGCGTGCTCTTAATCGCCTCAATCCGTTCGTGCTCAGCGAGATTTTCCGGCATCATCACCGGACCTGGCAGGATGCAATTGACGCGAACGGCAGGATTTCGGTGAGCCAGCTCCACGGCGAGGGTTCTGGTCAGGGTGGGAATGCAGCCTTTGGATAGGAAATAAGCGGCATAATTGAGGTAAGGGCGCTTAACGGCCCAGTCACCGATTGTGATAATCACGCCTCCCTCTCGCTGGTTGATCATGGCCAGTCCGGCCCGGTAACAGCACCAGAACGTCCCCATCGCGTTGACCTGGAAGTGTCGTATCACGTCGTCGGCTTTGAGGGATTCAAGAGGAGTGGGAATCCAAATGGCGGCCGCCGTCACGAGGACATCGATTCGTCCAAAGCGGTCCAGTATTTGATCAAACATCCTGTCCACGGAAGAAGTATCCGCGAGGTCCGCCTGGAATAATTCCGTGGTGATCCCCGCGGCTGCGCATTCGTCGCGGAATGCCTCCGCGTCCCGGCGGGACTCCCGGTAGTGGAGCGCCAGCGCATAACCGCGCTCGGCCAGCGCCCGGGCTACCACCTGGCCCACGCGTTTTTTACCGGCCCCAGTCACCACTGCGACGCGGGAATTGCGGGGAAAACTTTCCATGGACTGGCCTCCTTCGTTTGTTGGCTTCTCCTGCACTTGGCCCGGATCCTGTGCGCAACCTCTCAGGCTGAAAGATTTTCAAATCCACCGGATCGGGTCACATTCAGCCTGTGATGCCCATATCTCGACTTGCGGAAAGCGCTCTTGGAGGAGATGGGCCAGGTGTTCCACGCCCAGCCTTTCACTTTGATAATGACCGATCATGCACAACCCAATTTGAAGGAATTCGGCCTCCACACAAGTATGAAAACGGGTTTCACCCAGTACAAAGGCCTGACAGCCGGCCTGGTGCGCATCCCTGAGGAGTTCACCAGCCG
This is a stretch of genomic DNA from Thermogutta terrifontis. It encodes these proteins:
- a CDS encoding thioredoxin-like domain-containing protein; its protein translation is MTLRQRPLMLSSLTLALMGVLSGSARLESAPPTVEQTLQLKPIQPGVEIDTPTKEEMAQCTVAAEKIGKDVGWVVKDGRGYVLRRFLDTNGDNRVDTWCYFHNGLEVYRDIDSNGDGKVDQHRWLTTAGTRWAIDSNQDGVIDRWQQLSPEELAEEAVRSLVTNNPGRFQSLLLTSSELAGLGLSAETESEIKKLLAQAGAQFAAAATKASSLGAVKWVQFSGHRPGVVPASADGPKTDLVVYENALAFAETDKGTVQFLLGTVIQVGSTWKLVTAPQLIEDQAVLASAANLFFRPPAVVPSQSEATAGVTEEMQKLLDELEKLEAAAKEAQTLEQQAALNAKRADILEALEAQSERPEDKAMWIRQLADFVSASVQAGTYPQGAERLAALYARLSKDLARRELAAYVRFRQLTAEYSLALQAPGASYDALQKKWAENLQEFLKQYPDAPDAASALMQLAIGREYLDDVEGAKSLYQEVVKRFPNAPEAPKAQGALRRLSSEGQVLEFRGKDPQGGTVDLAAYRGKVVLLHYWASWCEPCKTDMAILKDLITRYGGKLAIVGVNVDTRLEDMQAYLAEARLSWPQIYEPGGLESRPAVELGVVTLPLMILLDDQGRVVNRNVTAAELERELKRVIK
- a CDS encoding SDR family NAD(P)-dependent oxidoreductase; its protein translation is MESFPRNSRVAVVTGAGKKRVGQVVARALAERGYALALHYRESRRDAEAFRDECAAAGITTELFQADLADTSSVDRMFDQILDRFGRIDVLVTAAAIWIPTPLESLKADDVIRHFQVNAMGTFWCCYRAGLAMINQREGGVIITIGDWAVKRPYLNYAAYFLSKGCIPTLTRTLAVELAHRNPAVRVNCILPGPVMMPENLAEHERIEAIKSTLLKREGRPEHVAAAVLFLIDNDYVTGISLPVEGGRLLS